One segment of Methylotuvimicrobium sp. KM2 DNA contains the following:
- the yacG gene encoding DNA gyrase inhibitor YacG, which produces MNGNEKTLVVKCPQCGSSVPWTTQQLFKPFCSERCKMIDLGEWAAEEKRIPGDPAVDDEFYPDDTIFH; this is translated from the coding sequence ATGAACGGCAACGAAAAAACGTTGGTAGTTAAATGTCCGCAGTGCGGGAGCTCCGTTCCATGGACTACGCAGCAACTATTTAAGCCATTTTGCAGCGAGCGCTGCAAAATGATCGATTTGGGCGAATGGGCGGCCGAGGAGAAAAGAATTCCCGGAGATCCCGCGGTCGACGACGAGTTCTACCCGGACGATACGATATTTCATTAA
- a CDS encoding Hsp70 family protein gives MNEIIIGIDLGTTNSEVAIVENGKVHVITDDGKKILPSVVGIDDNGEILVGETARNQYLIYPERTVKSIKRLMGQDTHVVMAGLDYTPQEISAIILKRLKAIAEKHVGQSISKAVITVPAYFSDAQRQATHEAGEIAGLEVVRMINEPTAAALVYGAGRDEAKRMLVYDLGGGTFDVSVVNVQAGVVEVLSSHGDNHLGGDDFDQQIVNHIQDHIKEQHGINISEHSKALARITRAAENAKLVLSDEPFAQIEEEYLLEHEGAPIHLTLELSRGDYEDMIEDYINATMDALHIALKGAKLTVSDIDEIILVGGSTRTPCIRERLFEEFGFEPHSEVDPDLCVAMGAATQAAMIAGQDVETVLVDVTPYTYGTSALGFLDGEPYPYQFVPLIHKNSVLPTRKSEAFMTFQDGQKSVNVRIFQGEDPDALNNIEIGEFMVEDLQDVPAGNIITLTLALDLNGMLHVSAKEKATGLEKSITINNAISRFETEELAGAKRRIDNLFGQMDSGSNEIETSDDVSESKAVAEARQLIKKAEALFDTVSAEDKEDMVNLIETIIDCIEAGDEAALQEPVEQLNDIIYYLES, from the coding sequence ATGAATGAAATCATTATCGGAATCGACCTCGGAACGACTAACTCCGAAGTCGCCATCGTCGAAAACGGCAAAGTGCATGTCATTACCGACGACGGCAAAAAAATATTACCGTCCGTGGTCGGCATCGACGACAACGGCGAAATACTTGTCGGAGAAACCGCCCGCAACCAATACTTGATTTATCCGGAACGCACCGTCAAATCGATCAAGCGGTTGATGGGGCAAGATACCCACGTCGTAATGGCCGGCCTTGATTATACGCCGCAAGAAATTTCTGCGATCATCTTGAAACGGCTGAAAGCGATAGCCGAGAAGCATGTCGGCCAATCGATAAGCAAAGCCGTTATTACCGTACCGGCTTATTTTTCCGATGCGCAGCGCCAAGCGACGCATGAAGCCGGCGAAATCGCAGGTCTCGAAGTCGTACGGATGATCAATGAACCGACCGCTGCCGCTTTGGTTTACGGTGCCGGCCGAGACGAAGCCAAACGCATGTTGGTGTACGATTTGGGCGGCGGTACCTTCGACGTTTCTGTCGTCAATGTCCAAGCCGGCGTCGTCGAAGTCTTATCGAGCCATGGCGACAACCATCTCGGCGGCGACGACTTCGATCAACAAATCGTCAATCATATTCAAGACCATATCAAGGAACAGCACGGCATTAATATTTCCGAGCATAGCAAGGCGTTGGCGCGCATCACGCGCGCGGCCGAAAACGCCAAGCTGGTATTATCCGACGAACCTTTCGCGCAGATCGAAGAAGAATATCTACTTGAACACGAAGGCGCGCCTATCCACCTAACCCTGGAATTGTCGCGCGGCGATTATGAAGACATGATCGAGGATTACATCAACGCGACGATGGATGCCCTGCATATCGCACTCAAAGGCGCGAAATTGACGGTTTCCGACATCGACGAAATTATCTTGGTCGGCGGCTCGACACGAACGCCTTGTATTCGAGAGCGCTTGTTCGAAGAATTCGGCTTCGAACCGCACAGCGAAGTCGATCCGGATTTATGCGTGGCCATGGGCGCGGCCACGCAAGCCGCGATGATTGCCGGACAAGACGTCGAAACGGTCTTGGTCGATGTCACGCCTTATACCTACGGCACCAGCGCACTCGGCTTTTTGGACGGCGAACCCTATCCCTACCAATTTGTACCGCTCATCCATAAGAACAGCGTATTGCCGACACGAAAGTCCGAGGCCTTCATGACCTTCCAGGACGGACAAAAATCGGTCAACGTCAGAATTTTTCAAGGCGAAGACCCAGACGCGCTGAACAACATCGAAATCGGCGAGTTCATGGTCGAAGACCTCCAGGACGTACCGGCCGGCAATATCATTACGCTGACATTAGCCCTGGATTTGAACGGTATGCTGCATGTTTCCGCCAAGGAAAAAGCAACCGGCCTCGAAAAATCGATCACGATCAACAATGCGATTTCACGCTTCGAGACCGAAGAACTAGCCGGCGCGAAACGGCGCATCGATAACCTATTCGGACAAATGGATTCCGGCTCGAACGAGATTGAAACAAGCGATGATGTTTCAGAAAGCAAAGCCGTCGCCGAAGCCCGTCAGCTAATCAAAAAAGCCGAAGCCTTATTCGACACGGTATCCGCTGAGGACAAAGAAGACATGGTCAATTTGATCGAAACCATCATCGACTGCATCGAAGCCGGCGATGAAGCCGCTCTACAAGAGCCTGTCGAACAATTGAACGACATCATTTATTATCTCGAGTCGTAA